A region from the Nostoc sp. HK-01 genome encodes:
- a CDS encoding response regulator receiver signal transduction histidine kinase translates to MNKILVIEDDLNVRQNLIDLLYAENFNVITAENGYFGLQLAQTEIPDLIICDVMMPELDGYEVLKELRQNPKTAIIPFIFLTAKSEKNDFRRGMDLGADDYIVKPFSRSELLAAITCRLEKQTVIYQQTQEKLDKLRTSITLSLPHELRTPLNGILGFSQILMEESALLDAESIKEMAEFIHQSSQRLFHLIQKFLLYAELEIIATDPQRVQEIQNQSTEFPTPDLTNLMIEKAKNADREDDIQIDLSPCNVKIAAKKITKIAEELLDNALKFSPSGTPIKITARATNNTFSLSFCDRGRGMSREQIAELGAYRQFERKLHEQQGSGLGLIIAKKLVELHDGTLKIESKPQDKTVVTVTLPCSTQEASPDHYSVLAERPATANSTQ, encoded by the coding sequence ATGAATAAAATATTAGTGATTGAAGATGATTTAAATGTACGCCAAAACCTGATAGATTTACTTTATGCTGAAAATTTTAATGTCATCACTGCCGAAAATGGTTACTTTGGTTTGCAGTTAGCACAAACAGAAATTCCTGACTTGATAATTTGTGATGTAATGATGCCAGAATTAGATGGTTATGAAGTCCTCAAAGAGTTACGTCAAAACCCTAAAACTGCAATTATTCCCTTCATTTTTTTAACCGCTAAATCAGAAAAGAATGACTTTCGCAGAGGTATGGATTTAGGTGCGGATGATTATATTGTGAAACCTTTTTCTCGGTCAGAATTATTAGCAGCAATTACCTGTCGCTTAGAAAAACAAACGGTAATTTATCAACAAACTCAAGAAAAACTAGATAAATTGCGTACTAGCATTACTCTGTCATTACCTCACGAATTACGCACACCGCTAAATGGCATTTTAGGTTTCTCTCAAATTCTCATGGAAGAAAGTGCATTGCTAGATGCAGAATCTATCAAAGAAATGGCAGAATTTATCCATCAATCAAGTCAGCGTTTATTTCATTTAATTCAAAAGTTTTTACTATATGCAGAACTCGAAATTATTGCCACAGATCCGCAGCGTGTCCAAGAAATTCAAAACCAATCAACGGAATTTCCCACACCAGACCTAACTAATTTGATGATAGAAAAAGCAAAAAATGCTGATAGAGAAGATGATATCCAAATAGATTTATCACCATGCAATGTCAAGATTGCTGCTAAAAAAATTACGAAAATAGCTGAAGAATTACTAGATAATGCTTTAAAATTCTCTCCCAGCGGTACGCCGATTAAAATTACAGCTAGGGCTACCAATAATACTTTTAGTTTATCTTTTTGCGATCGCGGTCGAGGTATGAGCCGAGAGCAAATTGCCGAGTTAGGTGCTTATCGGCAATTTGAGCGCAAACTCCATGAACAACAAGGCTCAGGATTAGGCTTAATTATCGCTAAAAAATTAGTAGAATTACACGACGGCACTCTCAAAATTGAAAGTAAGCCCCAAGACAAAACTGTTGTGACTGTGACACTTCCCTGTAGCACTCAAGAAGCATCACCAGATCATTACTCAGTACTGGCTGAACGCCCCGCTACCGCTAACAGCACTCAGTAA
- a CDS encoding NHL repeat protein: protein MSISHSSNSVASLFNLPLSPNGAEVILGTTLEPQQLAIPIAPSPITMFGPRGACLVSETGSLWVSDTGHHRLLGWRNLPTKDNQPADWVIGQPDFYHEGQNAKGTPGRATVSVPTGMCVCGTGLAVADAWNHRVLIWKNLPEDSNVPADLVLGQANFVDNEPNRGSQQADANTMHWPYGVFYHQGMLFIADTGNRRLLIWQEFPTENGQPADLVLGQPDMVSRDENGGASATAASMRWCHDITIWNDNLVVTDAGNHRVMIWQGIPTENNAPCAVVLGQNSFHFVEMNQGVYLPSASSLSMPYGVATTEEWLLVADTANSRLLGWKQPESILSLQGAIADGLAGQNSFESKSENRNYGLPTRDSVNWPYGVKICGKTAVIADSGNNRILLWRFNYGE, encoded by the coding sequence ATGTCTATTTCTCACAGTAGTAATTCTGTAGCAAGTTTATTTAATTTACCTTTATCACCCAATGGTGCTGAGGTAATTTTAGGTACTACTCTTGAACCGCAACAATTAGCTATACCTATAGCACCTAGTCCGATAACAATGTTTGGCCCGCGTGGTGCTTGTTTAGTATCAGAAACCGGGTCATTGTGGGTATCAGATACAGGACATCATCGCTTATTAGGATGGCGAAATTTACCCACAAAAGATAATCAACCTGCGGACTGGGTAATTGGACAACCAGATTTTTATCACGAAGGACAAAATGCCAAAGGTACGCCAGGAAGGGCAACGGTTAGCGTCCCAACAGGGATGTGTGTTTGTGGCACAGGTTTAGCCGTAGCTGATGCTTGGAATCATCGAGTTTTGATTTGGAAAAATTTACCAGAAGATAGCAATGTTCCGGCAGATTTAGTGTTAGGACAAGCTAATTTTGTTGATAATGAACCAAATCGAGGTAGTCAGCAAGCAGATGCAAATACTATGCACTGGCCTTATGGTGTTTTCTATCATCAAGGAATGCTATTTATTGCCGATACAGGTAATAGAAGGCTGTTAATTTGGCAGGAGTTTCCCACAGAAAATGGTCAGCCTGCTGATTTAGTTCTGGGACAACCAGATATGGTTTCTCGTGATGAAAATGGCGGTGCTTCGGCAACGGCGGCGAGTATGCGCTGGTGCCATGATATTACTATTTGGAATGATAATTTAGTTGTCACTGATGCTGGTAATCATCGAGTGATGATTTGGCAAGGTATACCAACAGAAAATAATGCGCCTTGTGCGGTAGTTTTAGGACAAAATAGCTTCCATTTTGTGGAGATGAATCAAGGGGTATATTTACCGAGTGCGAGTAGTTTAAGTATGCCTTATGGAGTGGCGACAACTGAGGAATGGTTGCTAGTTGCGGATACGGCGAATTCGCGGTTGCTAGGATGGAAGCAGCCAGAGTCAATATTATCATTGCAAGGTGCGATCGCAGACGGATTAGCTGGACAAAACAGCTTTGAAAGCAAAAGTGAAAACCGCAATTATGGACTCCCGACGCGAGATAGTGTGAATTGGCCTTATGGAGTCAAAATTTGTGGCAAAACGGCGGTAATTGCTGATTCTGGAAATAACCGAATTTTGCTATGGCGGTTTAACTATGGCGAGTGA
- the hypF gene encoding hydrogenase maturation protein HypF, protein MASEEIRVKGTVQGVGFRPTVYRLAKACGLRGDVCNDGQGVLIRASGSEEAIAEFVARLQQECPPLARIQELIRTPCREEWNFDDFVISESVSNKIKTEITPDAATCPQCQKEIFDPFSRFYRYPFTNCTHCGPRLSIIHAIPYDRCNTSMSAFVMCPECAKEYNDVENRRFHAQPTACHTCGPSAWLERADGKPVTASMFSMMDDVDAVCTLLQKGEIVAIKGIGGFHLACDATNETAVQKLRQRKRRYDKPFGLMARDLAVIEEFCIVSGKEKELLVSAAAPVVLLRRKEETNRQVHEGKEKRRVLEDFSVSSVDNKNTQQYCIAESVAPGQNSLGFMLPYTPLHHLILRRMNRPIVLTSGNISDEPQCINNDEAREKLGKIADYFILHNRDIINRVDDSVARVVGEKIQILRRARGYAPAPINLPPGFDKVPPILAMGSELKNTFCLLRDGEAILSQHLGDLENAAAFNAYQDTLNLYLNLFEHKPEAIAIDKHPEYLSSKLGKKLASANQIPLHQIQHHHAHIAACMAENGIPLNTSPVLGIAFDGLGYGEDGTLWGGEFLLADYHKFQRLATFKPVAMIGGEQAIYQPWRNTYAHLISANLWDKCQQQYTDLEIIKFLQKKPLNLLNQLIEKGINSPPASSVGRLFDAVAAAIGICTEECSYEGQAAIALENLVDVNILNNNEEKLIYPLNFSFSDNIYCIDSAAMWSALLSDLQQQIPQSVIAAKFHKSLANAVVNMVKLLCQEYQIYQVVLTGGVFQNPILFQLVTQQLQELKINVLTHGLVPTNDGGLSLGQAIITAAKYS, encoded by the coding sequence ATGGCGAGTGAAGAAATCAGAGTTAAGGGTACTGTTCAAGGCGTAGGGTTTCGTCCAACTGTTTATCGTCTGGCTAAAGCTTGCGGGTTGCGGGGAGATGTTTGTAACGATGGACAAGGTGTATTAATTCGCGCCTCTGGAAGTGAGGAAGCAATAGCAGAGTTTGTTGCTAGATTACAACAAGAATGTCCACCGTTAGCAAGAATTCAAGAATTAATTAGAACTCCTTGTAGAGAGGAGTGGAACTTTGATGATTTTGTGATTTCAGAGAGTGTCAGCAACAAAATCAAAACTGAAATCACTCCAGATGCGGCTACTTGTCCCCAATGTCAAAAAGAAATCTTCGACCCCTTCAGTCGGTTTTACCGTTACCCTTTTACTAACTGTACTCATTGCGGCCCCCGTCTGAGTATTATTCACGCCATTCCTTATGACAGATGCAATACCAGTATGTCTGCGTTTGTCATGTGTCCGGAATGTGCAAAGGAATACAATGATGTAGAAAACCGCAGATTTCACGCCCAACCTACAGCTTGCCATACTTGCGGCCCCTCTGCTTGGTTAGAACGTGCTGATGGTAAACCTGTTACTGCTTCTATGTTCTCGATGATGGATGATGTAGATGCAGTTTGTACATTGTTACAAAAGGGTGAGATTGTAGCAATTAAGGGGATAGGTGGATTTCATTTAGCTTGTGATGCGACAAACGAAACGGCTGTACAAAAATTGCGTCAGAGGAAGAGGCGTTATGATAAGCCTTTTGGTTTGATGGCGCGAGACTTGGCTGTAATTGAGGAGTTTTGTATAGTCAGTGGGAAAGAGAAGGAGTTATTAGTTAGTGCTGCTGCGCCAGTTGTTTTGTTGCGGAGGAAAGAAGAAACGAACCGCCAAGTACACGAAGGAAAAGAGAAAAGAAGAGTTTTAGAGGATTTTAGCGTAAGTTCTGTAGATAATAAGAATACGCAGCAATATTGTATAGCAGAATCTGTTGCGCCTGGGCAAAATAGCCTCGGATTCATGTTACCTTATACGCCTTTGCATCATTTAATTTTGCGGCGGATGAATCGACCAATTGTGTTAACAAGTGGGAATATTTCTGATGAACCGCAGTGTATTAATAATGATGAGGCGCGAGAAAAGTTAGGGAAGATTGCTGATTATTTTATTTTACATAACCGAGATATTATTAACCGTGTTGATGATTCAGTGGCGCGGGTTGTTGGTGAGAAAATCCAAATACTTCGCCGTGCGAGAGGATACGCACCAGCACCAATTAATTTACCACCAGGATTTGATAAAGTACCACCAATTTTAGCAATGGGTAGTGAGTTAAAAAATACCTTTTGCTTGTTGCGTGATGGAGAGGCTATTTTATCGCAACATTTAGGTGATTTAGAAAATGCTGCGGCGTTTAATGCCTATCAAGATACGCTGAATTTATACTTGAATTTATTTGAGCATAAACCAGAAGCGATCGCCATTGATAAACACCCAGAATATCTTTCTAGTAAACTTGGTAAAAAACTCGCATCGGCAAATCAAATTCCTCTGCATCAAATTCAACATCATCACGCCCATATCGCTGCTTGCATGGCAGAAAATGGCATTCCTTTAAATACATCACCAGTGTTAGGTATTGCTTTTGATGGTTTGGGTTACGGTGAAGATGGTACGCTTTGGGGTGGCGAATTTCTCTTAGCTGATTACCATAAATTTCAGCGACTAGCGACATTTAAACCAGTTGCAATGATTGGTGGTGAACAAGCCATTTATCAACCTTGGCGGAATACTTATGCACACTTAATATCAGCAAATCTTTGGGATAAATGCCAACAACAATATACTGATTTAGAAATAATAAAATTTCTCCAGAAAAAGCCATTAAATTTACTCAATCAGCTTATAGAAAAAGGCATTAATTCACCGCCAGCCTCATCAGTAGGAAGATTATTTGATGCTGTAGCAGCCGCTATTGGTATCTGTACAGAAGAATGTAGCTATGAAGGACAAGCTGCGATCGCCTTAGAAAACCTAGTAGATGTTAACATCTTAAACAATAATGAAGAAAAGCTAATTTATCCTTTAAATTTTAGCTTTTCCGATAATATTTATTGTATAGACTCCGCAGCAATGTGGTCAGCTTTACTCAGTGATTTGCAGCAACAAATTCCTCAATCAGTTATAGCTGCTAAATTTCACAAGAGTTTAGCTAATGCCGTAGTCAATATGGTTAAGCTTCTGTGTCAAGAATATCAAATTTATCAAGTAGTTCTTACAGGAGGAGTATTTCAAAATCCTATTTTGTTTCAGTTGGTTACTCAACAGTTACAAGAATTAAAAATTAACGTACTAACTCACGGCTTAGTTCCTACTAACGATGGCGGTTTATCTTTAGGACAAGCCATTATTACAGCAGCTAAATATTCTTAA
- a CDS encoding putative diguanylate phosphodiesterase, with the protein MIKILVIEDEESVRENLLDLLEAEDFETIAAANGRTGVDLAFAESPDLILCDMMMPEVDGYGVLTALRQDPLTATIPFIFLTAKSAKSDFRQGMDMGADDYLTKPFTRAELLGAIMNRLERQAILKKYLSSPTIVAKTVSPKIQLLEMNLQRVVQQKKFQEFEIFYQPIVDIASGQIIAAESLLRWQSPELGLVTPTEFIPIAESTGLIVPIDQWVLQNVCQQIKIWHDVGIAYLTMTVNLSVMEFYQPDLLNKINDFLKRNKLEPQYLEIELTESMIMQDINSAIATMNKLKSLGLKIAIDDFGTGYSSLIYLKNLPINTLKIDRYFIHNVAVDHQKSAITKALIEMAHNLNMRVVAEGVETEEELHFLREYQCDSMQGFLFSRPLPAAEFENFLWSNRHLYI; encoded by the coding sequence ATGATTAAAATTCTAGTAATTGAAGACGAAGAATCTGTGCGGGAAAACCTTTTAGATTTGTTAGAGGCAGAGGATTTTGAGACCATTGCTGCTGCTAATGGTAGAACAGGTGTAGATTTAGCATTTGCAGAGTCTCCAGACTTAATTCTATGCGACATGATGATGCCAGAAGTTGATGGATATGGAGTTTTGACAGCATTACGACAAGACCCATTAACAGCCACAATTCCATTTATTTTTCTCACAGCCAAATCAGCTAAATCTGATTTTCGGCAAGGGATGGATATGGGTGCAGACGACTATCTAACTAAGCCATTTACACGAGCGGAATTATTAGGTGCAATTATGAACCGCTTAGAAAGGCAGGCTATTTTAAAAAAGTATTTATCTAGTCCGACAATAGTAGCTAAAACTGTATCACCCAAAATTCAGTTATTAGAAATGAATTTGCAACGGGTAGTTCAACAAAAAAAATTTCAAGAATTTGAAATTTTTTATCAACCAATAGTTGATATCGCTTCTGGTCAAATCATTGCGGCTGAAAGTTTATTACGTTGGCAAAGTCCAGAATTAGGTTTAGTTACTCCCACAGAATTCATACCTATTGCTGAATCTACAGGTTTAATTGTACCTATTGATCAATGGGTATTACAAAATGTTTGCCAACAAATTAAAATTTGGCATGATGTGGGAATTGCTTATTTAACTATGACTGTAAACTTATCAGTGATGGAATTTTATCAGCCAGATTTACTCAACAAAATTAATGATTTCTTAAAAAGAAATAAACTCGAACCACAATATTTAGAAATAGAACTAACTGAAAGTATGATTATGCAAGATATCAATAGTGCGATCGCCACTATGAATAAATTAAAATCTTTAGGTTTAAAAATCGCTATTGATGATTTTGGCACAGGTTATTCCTCGCTCATTTATCTCAAAAATTTACCAATTAATACTTTAAAAATTGACCGTTATTTTATTCATAACGTAGCTGTTGATCATCAGAAATCTGCTATTACTAAAGCTTTAATTGAAATGGCGCATAACCTAAATATGCGAGTAGTAGCTGAAGGAGTAGAAACAGAAGAAGAATTACATTTTTTGCGTGAATATCAATGTGATTCTATGCAAGGATTTTTATTCAGTCGTCCATTACCAGCAGCAGAATTTGAAAACTTTTTGTGGAGTAATAGACATTTATATATATAA
- a CDS encoding putative signal transduction protein containing Nacht domain, translating to MAKRSLQASAEGIRKAKQAFKRKGWTQEYLAAEVGLETRQAIWKFFTGKRIDRHVFNDICFALELDISEIAQPLSADESGFLDIPANLSLEIETLVKKLRSLYQENIQAQCGTVQILDVAQPIQFKDIYVDVEILEEINSRRWLEIKKFPQVWMKENNCLGVADWPQSRGSGMEAVKKYTKLMVLGKPGSGKTTFLQAIANNCNLGLFQPDYLPIFVRLKDFAEDLRGRTQISLSNYLYESFINLGIHEQELTTVFAHGRALILLDGLDEVVEQDSDKIIHKIRQFTEKFYKNKIIITCRLGIQNYKFHGFTEVEIANFRKPQIANFAEKWFCSVAKHPPGVAQDLASRFVQKLELIENLQFLDLAATPILLNFICLIYQFNEDLPVNRAEFYKQVLDLLLIRWDEAKGIQRDEFYPNFSLLHKIKLLSHIAAITFPKSSYFQPESHLCQLITDYLVHNFNTSNDTTALQLESAYLLQAIEIQHGLLVQRARGIYSFSHISLQQYLTAREIVANINTQNLAELMNHLNEKYWWEVFLLIATMLKPADELFKAMKEKIDNLSVKNAKLHNFLTWLTQKAAVVNTSYHAASVRAFYFTIAIPSEYALACSQELAILLDHHLAGNLAGDLALDLALIHGLTVSLGINSEIFLARFSALSLALDLKHLLATQPDLQKSLQEIKNQLPSPSQGGDFLKSWWQENGKNWTEALRDWMITTRQIGHNWRFNQKDLHDIQQYWDANKLLLDCLQSPTDVSPNLRNYLEKSLFLPKEIQLETGDEN from the coding sequence ATGGCAAAGCGATCGCTCCAAGCATCGGCTGAAGGTATCAGAAAGGCAAAACAAGCCTTTAAACGTAAAGGCTGGACACAAGAATATTTAGCAGCTGAGGTCGGCTTAGAGACTCGCCAAGCCATTTGGAAGTTTTTTACTGGAAAGCGCATAGACCGCCATGTGTTCAACGATATTTGCTTTGCGCTGGAACTCGACATCTCCGAAATTGCCCAACCGTTGAGTGCGGATGAATCAGGTTTCTTAGATATCCCGGCGAATCTGTCTCTAGAGATTGAGACATTAGTAAAAAAACTACGGTCTCTCTATCAAGAAAATATTCAAGCCCAGTGCGGTACTGTGCAAATTTTAGATGTTGCTCAACCAATACAATTCAAAGATATTTATGTTGATGTAGAGATATTAGAAGAAATTAACAGTCGCAGATGGCTAGAAATTAAAAAATTTCCCCAGGTATGGATGAAAGAAAATAACTGCTTGGGTGTAGCTGACTGGCCTCAAAGTAGAGGTTCGGGAATGGAAGCAGTTAAAAAATATACCAAGTTGATGGTACTAGGTAAGCCAGGTTCGGGTAAAACTACATTTTTGCAAGCGATCGCTAATAATTGTAATCTAGGTCTGTTTCAGCCTGATTATTTACCCATTTTTGTCCGGTTGAAAGACTTTGCTGAAGATCTTCGCGGACGTACTCAAATTAGTCTATCTAACTATCTATATGAATCTTTTATCAATCTTGGCATTCATGAACAAGAACTAACTACCGTCTTTGCTCATGGGCGAGCCTTAATTTTATTAGATGGCTTAGATGAAGTAGTTGAGCAAGATAGCGATAAAATCATTCATAAAATTCGTCAGTTTACCGAAAAATTTTACAAAAATAAAATAATTATTACTTGTAGATTGGGCATACAAAATTATAAATTTCACGGCTTTACAGAAGTAGAAATTGCAAATTTTCGTAAACCGCAAATCGCTAATTTTGCAGAAAAGTGGTTTTGCTCAGTTGCTAAACATCCACCAGGAGTAGCGCAAGACCTAGCAAGTCGCTTTGTCCAGAAGCTCGAATTAATAGAAAATTTGCAATTTTTAGATTTAGCAGCCACACCAATTTTACTAAATTTTATTTGCTTAATTTATCAGTTTAACGAAGATTTACCTGTTAATCGGGCTGAATTTTATAAACAAGTATTGGATTTACTACTAATACGTTGGGACGAAGCCAAAGGCATTCAAAGAGATGAGTTTTATCCTAATTTCTCGTTGCTACACAAAATAAAATTGCTGAGTCATATAGCGGCAATTACCTTTCCCAAAAGCAGTTACTTTCAGCCTGAATCTCATCTCTGTCAACTGATTACCGATTACTTAGTTCACAATTTTAATACCTCAAATGATACCACGGCTTTGCAACTAGAAAGTGCATATTTGTTACAAGCAATTGAAATTCAACATGGGTTATTAGTTCAAAGAGCGCGAGGAATTTATTCTTTTTCGCATATTAGTTTACAACAATATCTTACCGCTAGAGAAATAGTTGCTAACATCAATACGCAGAACCTAGCAGAATTGATGAATCACCTGAATGAAAAGTATTGGTGGGAAGTTTTCTTACTCATTGCAACTATGTTAAAACCTGCCGATGAATTATTCAAGGCAATGAAGGAAAAAATTGATAATTTATCTGTGAAAAATGCTAAACTACACAACTTTTTAACTTGGTTAACTCAAAAAGCTGCCGTAGTAAATACATCTTATCATGCAGCTAGTGTGCGGGCTTTTTATTTTACCATTGCTATACCTTCAGAATATGCTTTAGCCTGTAGTCAAGAATTAGCAATACTTTTAGATCATCATCTGGCTGGTAATCTAGCAGGAGATTTGGCATTAGACTTAGCTTTAATTCATGGATTAACTGTCAGCTTAGGCATAAATTCTGAGATTTTTTTAGCCAGATTTTCAGCTTTGAGTTTAGCCCTTGACCTTAAGCATTTATTAGCAACTCAACCAGATTTACAAAAATCATTGCAAGAAATCAAAAATCAGCTACCTTCTCCCAGCCAAGGTGGAGATTTTTTAAAAAGTTGGTGGCAAGAAAATGGCAAAAATTGGACAGAAGCATTAAGAGATTGGATGATTACTACTCGACAGATAGGTCATAATTGGCGGTTCAATCAAAAAGATTTACATGATATACAGCAGTACTGGGATGCGAACAAATTACTTTTAGATTGTTTACAGAGTCCTACTGACGTTTCTCCTAATTTACGGAATTATCTCGAAAAAAGTTTGTTTTTACCTAAAGAAATCCAACTTGAGACAGGCGACGAAAATTAA
- the hupC gene encoding hydrogenase expression/formation protein HypC gives MCLGIPGQIVEITDTQKKLAIVNVAGVKRQVNIACIVDEQHPPEACLGDWVLVHVGFAMNRINEEEAAETLKLLEEIAAMS, from the coding sequence ATGTGCTTAGGAATTCCCGGACAAATTGTTGAAATCACTGATACTCAAAAAAAATTAGCCATTGTTAACGTTGCTGGCGTTAAACGTCAAGTTAACATTGCTTGCATCGTTGATGAACAACATCCTCCCGAAGCTTGTTTGGGAGATTGGGTGTTAGTTCACGTTGGTTTTGCGATGAATAGAATTAATGAGGAAGAAGCGGCGGAGACATTAAAGTTATTAGAGGAAATTGCGGCGATGAGTTAG
- a CDS encoding L-sorbosone dehydrogenase, with amino-acid sequence MKFSGHFLWLALLLITAGCNQIRDFSDNAITQDSTPAPLLVENSTQSQNIIPTEPLSPQPIRINLQKLPAPFATESASKRPEVVSIPQNPVLRVPPGFRVNIFAEGLKAPRWLALTPSGDVLVTETRENRIRLLRDSNGDGVADVSQTFANADNGLNIPFGMAFAGNYFFLGNTDAVLRFPYRKGQKQLSGTGEKIADLPGGGYNQHWTRNVVAAPDGKKLYVSVGSRSNADEEALPRASVQVMNLDGSQQQTFAYGLRNPVGLDFHPVTQELYTTVNERDGIGDDLVPDYFTRIQQGEFYGWPYAYLTPNNLDPRQTANGKSKRPDLVARTRTPDVLFQAHSAALGVQFYDGKTFPARYKNGVFVAFRGSWNRDRGTGYKVVFVPFDTNGRPQGNYEDFLIGFLLNPNTPTTWGRPVGLLVLPDGSLLVTEEANNRIYRIQYTGNQK; translated from the coding sequence ATGAAATTCTCTGGGCATTTCTTGTGGTTGGCTTTGTTATTGATAACAGCAGGTTGTAACCAAATTCGTGACTTTTCAGATAATGCCATAACTCAAGACTCTACACCTGCGCCCTTATTAGTAGAGAATTCTACACAGTCTCAAAATATTATCCCTACTGAACCACTTTCGCCCCAACCTATTCGCATCAACTTACAAAAATTACCAGCACCTTTCGCTACCGAAAGTGCATCGAAGCGGCCGGAAGTAGTATCAATTCCGCAAAATCCGGTATTACGAGTACCGCCAGGATTTCGGGTAAATATCTTTGCTGAAGGTCTCAAAGCACCACGTTGGTTGGCTTTAACTCCTAGTGGTGATGTACTGGTGACAGAAACGAGAGAAAACCGCATTCGCCTATTGCGAGACAGTAATGGCGATGGTGTGGCTGATGTGAGTCAAACTTTTGCTAATGCAGACAACGGCTTAAATATTCCTTTTGGGATGGCGTTCGCGGGGAATTATTTCTTTTTGGGTAATACTGATGCAGTTTTACGGTTTCCCTACCGCAAAGGTCAAAAGCAATTATCGGGGACTGGGGAAAAAATTGCGGATCTTCCTGGTGGTGGTTATAACCAACATTGGACAAGGAATGTAGTAGCTGCACCAGATGGCAAAAAGTTGTATGTTTCGGTGGGTTCTCGTTCTAATGCTGATGAAGAAGCATTACCAAGGGCTTCAGTACAGGTGATGAATTTGGATGGTTCCCAACAGCAGACTTTCGCCTACGGTTTGCGAAATCCTGTGGGTTTGGATTTTCATCCGGTAACGCAGGAGTTATACACCACTGTGAATGAACGCGATGGTATTGGGGATGATTTGGTTCCTGATTATTTCACCCGAATTCAGCAGGGGGAATTTTATGGCTGGCCTTATGCTTACCTGACACCAAATAATCTAGACCCTCGCCAAACAGCGAATGGCAAAAGTAAACGCCCAGATTTGGTAGCCCGGACTCGGACACCTGATGTTTTATTTCAAGCCCATTCAGCGGCATTAGGTGTGCAATTTTACGATGGTAAAACTTTTCCGGCAAGATACAAAAATGGCGTTTTTGTAGCTTTTCGGGGTTCTTGGAACCGCGATCGCGGCACTGGTTATAAAGTAGTATTTGTCCCTTTTGATACCAATGGACGACCACAAGGCAATTACGAAGATTTTCTCATTGGATTTTTGTTAAATCCTAATACCCCAACTACTTGGGGGCGACCTGTTGGTTTATTAGTATTACCTGATGGTAGTTTACTAGTAACAGAAGAAGCTAATAACCGGATTTATCGTATTCAATATACAGGAAATCAAAAATAG